CTACTTTTAACTAACACAAGCATATAATTTAAGGTAACATGGTTACAATGATCTGCTCTAAGGCAAGGCGAAGTGAGACGGGGCATCACATAAGCAAGTAACAAGCAAACCTCAGGCTTTCATCGAGCAAATTTTTGATTCGTTGATTGCACCTATCATAAATACGAAATAAGAGTATAAACCAAGGTAAGCATCAGTTCGTACCAGAACCAAAGCATACACTCCCAGTGCGGCTTCGCTCGACGCCGGCCGCCGTGGACGAAATCATAAAAGTAATAAGACAGGAAGTAAGAAATTGTAACCAATTGACGCGAGGAAATTTACTAAAAACACTGACATGTTTAGCTAGGTAAGACTAAACTAAACTTAAAGAAATCTGATATACGATATAGAATAAATAAAACTTTAATCTCTCCATAAATAAATATCCGTTCATTTTAATTATTTGTATCAAATTACTAATCTAAGCCTACAATTAGATATCTGGTTATTCCTAGAGTATTCCCATCGACTAATTTGCAGGAATAAAACTTCCATAAATAAATATCCATTCATTTTAATTATTTGTATCAAATTAAAAATCCAAGCCTACAATTACATATCTGGTTATCCTAGAGTGTGCCCATGGACCAATTTGTAGGATGGCTGGGACCTCGTGTATAGAATATTGTACATCCACTCCCCATGAGGCTTCACGCGATCTTGGTCGCCAGCaagttcctcttgatgctctcactGGCCAATGCATAGAGAGAGATAATGAGCAGAGGGGAATAATTGGCAGAAGGTTCACCTTAGCAATATATGAATCGGAATTGCTCGCCGTCGCACACAGCTGAAACCTCCCCAAGCAGCGCCGGCCGCCCCTGACCGGCAGGCTGCGAGTCAAGACCCCATGCCCTCTGCAGGGACGACCCACACTCCTACTGTTGGGGAGGCAAGGGGCGTGAGAAAAAAAGGAGAGGCAGGGATTCCAGAGAGAGGGGAGAGGAGACCTGTTATGTACTGTAGGCTCTGCCTTGGACGCGAGGCTGAAGACGATGGCAGCGCCATGGAATCCGTCAGCTTGCTCCcctgcggtgaagacggcggcgcTGCACCTTCTTCCCTGCCTAGTGAAAAAGGGGAGCGATGGAGGAGGGGATCCTCTCGCTGGCCGCCCAGACGCGACGGAGAGGAGGCTCACGAGCGGATTGGGGGAAATGCGGCTAGGGTTTCCTCCGTGGGATTCCCATGGCCCTGCCTCGCCGGATCTGACGAAGACGAGGCGAGCGTGGTTGTGGCAGGCAAAGCCGCTCGTCCTTGCCTCACTGCTCGTCCTTGGACTTGATGACCTAGAGCGGGAGGACGCGGGCGATGGTGgctcgccggagaggaggccgGCCGAGGCGGGCATCGGGAGATGGGGAGGTGACGACCCTGCTCCATCTCGAGCTCCTCGACGGATGCACGGAGGAGATCTGCCGGCGAGGTGGGGAGACGAGGCTTGGGAGGAGGAGAAGGGCGGGTGGTGGCCTAGGAGGTGGAGCGGCGCTGGGCAGAACGGGATTGGGGGGAGGAGGACGGGAGGGGATTGGTAGGAGACGCGCGAGACGATTGGGAGCGAGACACCGGGCCGAGCGGGCTTTTCGCGACCCATGGATAAAACATGGGTTCGCGCGAGGGCCTCGCGCCCTGGACGGAACGGCCGGTCgagatcgcgccacgtcagctcGATCGGACGGCCGAAAATCCAAACGTCTGTGAGAGCTCCATGAGGGTGCaacaattatacctttagatgatGCTATAGGAAACGGTCCTTAAGAACATTGgagttttttttcgaaatggtgtatgccccggcctctgcatcggttGATGCACACATCCTTTTATTAAGCAATGAAATATTCAAAATTTACAACTCAAGGATCAACGAGggtcgatacaaaaatcaaccatcgaaaCAATAAAAGACTACAAAGTACACTAAGCATCTTGTAATCTCTTAACAGGCCGCCAAGTAGCCTGATAGAAAATATCCCGGACAACCATTTGAAGACGGTTGCATCCAGAAATCACTTGCTTGCGAACAACGACATCAAATATTTTGGAATCACCCAGCCTCATAGGCTCATAACCAAACGTATGGACCAGATGTGAAGCATATGGGCAACTTGAACTGGAACTCGGACTGGTATTGGGGCCAAATGCATGTTTCAAAATTCCTATTATGGTAGGCACAATTTCAATTTAAAGTGTCTCCACAATTTTCGTCACACTACTCTCCATGAAAAAAAATTCATTCACACGCAGAGCAACATTTTGCTTTCACCTAGTTGCGATTGTGCAAGTTGAGCTGATATTTTAATGGTGTGATGATGAGGTTTGAATTGTGGATAAAAATTTAGCTTGTATATCTGAACAAAAATGTTGGATTGCTAGATGTGACACGTGCCAACCAATGGATgcatgctcacgtatacacccggtcaccagtcTTCTTTCGATACAAAGTTACAAACTGAAGGCGCCAAAAGAGGTGACGGGTGCGAGAGCAGCAACATCTTCTTTTTTTGCCACCGTTCGTTCGTCGGTGGAGATCTAGTGCTGAAGTTGTTCCCGCAGCTTGCGGCTGCGGATTCAGATCTGGCATTCTGGCAGCGTCCCCGTCAAAATCACCACGCTCAGGCTCCTTCTTCGTCGTAGACTCGATGGGCGAGGGAGCCTATGGATCTTCCCTTGCTTGTGATCTCACCAAACGTTGAGGAGCAGTTAAGATAAGACAGTGCGGTAAGTTTTGCCCCATTCAAGCTGCTTCATGTCCAAGCTCGTGCCCGCATTCATGGCGCCCCGCCCCCGCGTCCGTGCTTGAAGACCTCCTTCGCATTCACTCATCCGAGTCCTCGCGGGGCACCCCGTTCCTTGATACCTCCGCTCGACGCAAGGGAGACAGAGAGGCGGACTCAGTCTCCCACTTTGCCATCATTGCCGAGCAGGTGCATTCAAGCGAGCCTAGCAACCATGAGCCAGTGGGTAATTCCGGTGATGGCTGGAAGCCAGTAAGATCTCCTTATTGGTGGAGAAAACAACGCCCCATCCACCATCATTCAAGAAGAAGGTCAATGCCTACACGCCCCCTACTTTGTCAAGCCTCATAAGCACATCTGTCAACGGTGCTTGGAGAAGGGCCACCATGCAGCGGAGTGTCATGACCCCATCAAGTGCTCTCATTGCCGTAGTGGGCGGCACCGAGCCCTTGACTTCAAGCAAGACCGGACAAGCTCCGATTAGGGCTCCTCTTCGTGCGTCCCTGCTCCATCGTGCTCATCTCATCAGCCTTCGCTCCATGGTGCTCGTCTTCATCCACCTCAGTTGCGAGAGCTCCAGTGCATGGCTCTGCATCGACATCGTCTTCAAGGTACGACTCGCCCTCTTCGTCTACTTCCGAGGTTGGCATGCTATGCATTGGAGACCCCACTGCAGCTGGCTTAGGTACACATTCTCATCCCTAACTCGCGGGATATGCTTGTCTACGATGCTCGCACTACAACACACCATGTTTTGGCTAACGGTTAGACACCATCAACGAATGTAAAAATACCGTCACAGACATGTGACACTGGCGGTTTAGAAATCTGTGGGCCACGTCATGTCACAAATGGCTATAGTGACAGTTTGGCACGATTGTCATGCATCCATGATAGCCAAGTCCAACCCCTCAGCCCGCCTGACCCAATTCTTCATGACAGACTAAACCTTCATCGGGGTAGTCCCCATGTCGCCGAACACCCTGTCAGGCGTATCAGGCTAATGATTTCATTGTTAGTACGGCCACGTGAACATCATTTTATCATCTAGCATGATGTCATTCGTGGAGTGCCATGCTACTTCCACGACACGCCTTCCTAGGTTAACATGTTGCAACCTACTAGGTGGACATGTGTCACATGCGGTATTTGCCTTGGGGACCAGTAATATGGCGACACCTGAGTAATCCACAGAATAACACATGGTCATCTTGTCCAGTCACACCGACCATTGCTCGGACGGTAGGTGTCGCAACGATAGACCGACAAGCCCTACTATTAGCATTATATCTTCAATGATCCCACATTTTTCAGTGGGCGAGTATTACGTGGCAGTCCATTTGCAATCCGGCCAAGTTGGCTCGAATACAGCTAGGCTAGATTGTGGTGCGGTCCATCCAAAATCTGGTTCGGTCCTTGATAGTTGATGTGGGCTGGTGTAACGGTGGCCCATTCACAACTCATTTTGGTCGGGCAATCGTTAGGCCGTAGCTAATGCCTAGTCGATAGACCGTACTTTAGGTGGCCCAATTGAGATCCACCTAGCCGATTCACATCATATTGTGCAACCGCAAATTTATGGGTTTCAGTCCATTAGTGACTCAACGTTTTAATCAATATGGTCCACAAGAAACTTACAACAATCGACATAGCCTATATATAGATAATACAATACTAATTATAGGCATACAATACATTATGCATTATTAGCATTGTCTCTCCATTTGCACACAATCACAATTTACCGTGCACAATCGCACCACAAAAAGTAGCAGTTTAACATGCACCATCGCAACGCCAGGTGCGCAAAATGAACAGTTCAACACACAGCATCAGACCATCATTTCACTATATGATGTTAGTTCGAATTTCTACCTTTCCTCGGAAATTGTCCACAACCTTGCCTACAAGTTATCTTGGTCATGTTTAGTTATTTGTACCTTTTTGTACACTTGATCCAGTTCATGGCAAAATTGTTGATAAAATCAAGAAGCTCTGTAACAGTTATTTTCTCTCTAtttctctctctccagttatgcATTATGATTGATCAATATATGTGGAGTGGGCTGATGTGTAACCGCTTCGTTGTGAACAAATCTAGAAATTATGTCTATAATTAGATGACTAGAGCATATTACGCACCACGgaagaagcctggtgaccgggtgtatacgtaagCATGCATCCATTGGTTGACACGTGTCACATCTAGCAATCCACTGTTACCATTATTGTTGGGTTAGCAAACCACATCAGCACTAATAACACTTCCAAATCACGTAGGACACACCTTTTTGAATCCAAATAGTGGATCAGATGCACTTTCAAATCACGTAGGACCCACGTCAAGTACGCTTAGCGATGGATAAGATAATATCAAGACAACAGATCCAATTGACGAGAACCAGATCTCAACGCAAATCGTGTGGCATCTAGAGGGTGGTCACGTATACCCCTAGTCACCAAATCCCCTCTCAACTTTGTATGATCATTGTAGATTTTCTTTTTTACATGTCTTTGTAATAAATGAAATAAGTCAAGGTTTtacgcatctctctgatgcagtggCTAATATAATTTGTCATTTCAAAAACGAAAAGTCTAGCGGCAGCCTTCATGAGTTCAGCAAATCCATCCCGAATATTTCCTTGCCCCGGTCAGCGGTCAACAGGATAAAACGTTCGCGAATCGCGACTCGTTCATCCTCCGGAACAGTTTGTGTGGTTGACTAATCAGTGAGGTGGACGCGTCACGGTGCCGGTCGGGTGAGGGTAGACGACCACCGGTGCTCTGCGCTGCGTGCTGCGTGCTGCTACTATGAAGTACAAATAGCTGGTGAGAACTGGATAAAAGATACAGGTTCTGGTGATCAACAGCAACAGCAGCGGACGAGAGGGAACACGACATGGCAGCCGGCGCGCTTCCGATGGCCATGTTTCTCGCGCTGCTCTGCGTGGGTGTCGTGCGCGGGGTGGAGGTGGACACGCTCACCGCGGGCCGGTCGCTCACTGTCGGCCACACGCTCGTCTCTTCCGGCCGCAAGTTCGCCCTGGGGTTCTTCCAGCCAGGTCAGTTTCCACTTCCCGATGCATATGTAAATGAATCGGATCCGATCGAATTTAGTTTATAAGTTATCATATATATACCATATTTTTTAATCCATAAAAACCAACCTGTGGTTAGGAGGATAGTGGCACTCAAATGCACCAAAATTCAAATTCCAGCTTTGACACTTTGATGTCTTTTAGGAGTAaaagtgtgcgtgtgtgcgtttatAGGGATGAGTGTATATATACATATGTGTGAGCATCTATGATTGTACCATGTTTCGCAAAAAAATGCGAATATATTAAACTGTGGATCCGAATCGGAAATCCGAAAAACTTGAGCCCAAAAGCAAAAATAGTTGGATAATTACTCTCATTAGTAGGTAATTATAGTTCTTCCAAGACTTTAGAAGTTGGGAAGCAAAACATGTACTGTTAAATGTGTTGTTCATCCGGGCATGTCTTACTTAGTGGGATAAAACATACTCAAATTAAAGCACGGTATCGCGTTTCTTTTTCCTAAGTGTACAATCGTTAAACAATATTATTTCATGGGAGATGCCATCAATATTTAATAAGGGGTTATACAAATCAATTGAAGGGAAAGTGTCAGAGAGATAAGGGCAAACTTTGCAACGCCATGGAGGTTTTTGTGACGCACAAAACCTAATATATTAGTTCTACCAACTATTTTACTACTATCTCTATTTGTGACATTTTTTGTAAAGGGGAACAGAGCCTTGGCAAATTGTTTTTGACTCTCACATACTACGTATGACTTAATTATTCAAAGGATTTTCTTAGATAAACTTGATTACTGGAATCTTTATGATTTTTTCCGATAGAGGATATTTGATTTGGAAGTAACCTACTACATTTATATAAGGTCCATTTTCATTATATTTTTAAATCCTACTTAGCCTCTTGAACTGATCCTTTGTCTTTTCGTATGCTTCAGTGAAACAAATTTTGGTGCTAAAAAAATCACGTAGTTGTCATGTTGACATGTCATATTATGATCTATCAAGCTAGGGGTTAGTCCTGGTTTGTGTTATCTCCATTATACGCCTAACACTACAATATTTACCAAGAAAAATAGTTACGGTCATTACATTTGCATAAAAGAATGTTTcataatttttattttatttagcaTCTTCCGGaatattttttttttgcgaaagagcACCTTCAAGAATGTACCCATATACTTATCACTTCTTACATGGTAAAAATAATTTCCTCAAATTTGCAAAGGGCCACTATGTTAGTTTAGACTAAGAACCAAAGCGCTCACGAGATGGTATTAATATGAACCAAATAAAATAGTTGAAACATCAGTCTAAAACATTAGATGTAGACACCCTTACAAAATGAATTCGGCAACCCAATAACTACTAGCTTTGTGATATTAGCCTTGACTTTTGACTTAAAAAATTAGATTATTTGGTTTAAAACATTCGTAATTTCGTATAATCCTAATTAGTTTTTGAATAATCTACTCCATCCTCATGTTATTTTTTATACCAAATCCTATATCGTTTTTTGGGCGCCAATTTAGAATCAGATACTTTTATTCGTCATATTCTTCAAAATCAAATATGTACATCATAAAATAGATTCGGAGCCAAATTCGACGCGGTGATTATCTTACATATCAGCCTGACTGCTCGATTGTGGAAGTTTGCAATGGTATGATATATTGCTCTGTTTTTTCTGCCAGAGGGAGGAGCCACCGGAAGCTGGTACATCGGAATCTGGTATCTCAACATGGTGGCTCAGACGCCGGTTTGGGTGGCCAACCGCGACACGCCGATCTCCGACCCAGCCTCATCACGCCTCGCCATCGCGCCCGACGGCAACCTCGCTCTGTTTGACGACTCCGGCTCGATCGCCTGGTCCACGAAAGCAAACACGAGCGGCATAGCCAGCGCTACAGACACGGTCGCCGTCCTCCACGATTCCGGCAACCTTGTGCTATCGCCGGCGTCCAATGCCTCCGCGGTGCTATGGCAGAGCTTCGACCACCTTGGCGACACGTGGCTCCCCGGCGGGAAGCTAAGGCGCGACAAGCGCACCAGCGAAATACAGGGGATGGTCTCGTGGAGGGCGCGCGGCGACCCCGCGCCGGGGATGTATGCCCTCCAGCTCGACCCGTCCGGGGCGCCGCAGTACGTGATGCAGGCCAACGGCACCCGGGAGTACTGGCTTAGCGGCAACTGGACGGGCAAGTCCTTCACCGGTGCGCCGGAGGTCACCGCGTCAGGCCTTGTTCAGTtcgtcgacaacgacgacgagatCTACTTCACCTACAGCTTCGCCGCCAACACGACGACGGTGTACCGATTCGTCATGGACGTCTCCGGGCAGCTGAAGGGGCTGTTCTGGGTGGAGGCCACGCAGGCGTGGAACCTCGTGTATGCGGCGCCCAAGGCACGGTGCACCGTGCCGCGCGGCTGCGGCGCGTTCGGCGTGTGCACCGAGGGCGCGGCCACGACATGCGACTGTGCCCGGGGCTTCCGCCCGCGCAGTCCACCCAACTGGGCCTCCGGCGACTACACCAACGGGTGCATGCGTAACACCCAGCTGCAGTGCGCCAAGAACAGCACCGCTGCCGGCTCGAACAAGGCAGAGCAAGACAAGTTCCTCCGCATGGATGGCACTAGGTTCCCTGACGACGGTAAAGTAGCGGGCGCGGCGAGCATCGGCGACTGCCAGAGCGCTTGCCTAGGGCACTGCACGTGCTCCGCTTACGCGTACAACGGCAGCTGCTTCCTATGGCACGGCAACCTGCAAAACTTGCAGGCCGGTGTAGCCGATGACCGGGCCGGCGCGGGGAGACTCTACCTCCGGCTGGCCGCGTCGGAGCTCCCAGGCCCGAGAGGCCACAAATGGCGGGACATCAAGATCGCTTCCGGTGCACTCGCCATCGCCTGCTTCTTGGTCGCCGCCTCCATTCTTCTAGTTCATACGATAAGAAAGAGAAGAGCAGAGAGAGTCAATGGTCTCACTGTCGGCGATGGCTACGTGAGCTACAAGTACAGTGACCTGCAGTACGTGACCAAGAACTTCACCGACAAGatcggcgccggcgccttcgggTCGGTGTTCAAGGGCCAGTTCTCCGACAGCACCGTGGTGGCCGTCAAGAAGCTGGAGGGGTTCCGGCAAGGCGAGAAGCAGTTTCGCGCGGAGGTGAGCACTCTGGGAAGCATCCAGCACGTCAACCTTATCCGCATGCTCGGGTTCTGCTCCGACGGCGGCGCCGACCGGAAGTTGCTGGTGTACGAGTACATGCCCAACGGCTCGCTCGACCACCACCTGTTCCGCAAGACTTTCTACGTCCTGAGCTGGCAGGTGCGCTACCAGGTCGCGCTCGGCGTCGCCAAGGGGCTGGCGTATCTCCACGAGAGGTGCCGGGACTGCATCATCCACTGCGACGTTAAGCCGGAGAACATCCTCCTCGACGCCGCCTTCGCGCCCAAGGTGGGGGACTTCGGGCTCGCCAAGCTCCTCGGCCGGGATTCCAGCCGAGTGCTCACCAGCATGCGGGGAACCATCGGGTACTTGGCACCGGAGTGGATCAGCGGCGAGGCGATCACGGCCAAGGCCGACGTGTTCAGCTACGGGATGATGCTCTTCGAGATCGTTTCCGGGAGAAGGAACGTCGAAGGGGAGAGTCAGTTTGTGGTGTCGTCGACAGGCTCGACAAGCACGGAGGAGCAAgctacgacgacgacgacgaccttcTTCCCGTTGCTTGTCGCGCGGAGGCTGGCCGAGGAGGGGGAAGT
This Lolium perenne isolate Kyuss_39 chromosome 1, Kyuss_2.0, whole genome shotgun sequence DNA region includes the following protein-coding sequences:
- the LOC127317629 gene encoding G-type lectin S-receptor-like serine/threonine-protein kinase At2g19130 gives rise to the protein MAAGALPMAMFLALLCVGVVRGVEVDTLTAGRSLTVGHTLVSSGRKFALGFFQPEGGATGSWYIGIWYLNMVAQTPVWVANRDTPISDPASSRLAIAPDGNLALFDDSGSIAWSTKANTSGIASATDTVAVLHDSGNLVLSPASNASAVLWQSFDHLGDTWLPGGKLRRDKRTSEIQGMVSWRARGDPAPGMYALQLDPSGAPQYVMQANGTREYWLSGNWTGKSFTGAPEVTASGLVQFVDNDDEIYFTYSFAANTTTVYRFVMDVSGQLKGLFWVEATQAWNLVYAAPKARCTVPRGCGAFGVCTEGAATTCDCARGFRPRSPPNWASGDYTNGCMRNTQLQCAKNSTAAGSNKAEQDKFLRMDGTRFPDDGKVAGAASIGDCQSACLGHCTCSAYAYNGSCFLWHGNLQNLQAGVADDRAGAGRLYLRLAASELPGPRGHKWRDIKIASGALAIACFLVAASILLVHTIRKRRAERVNGLTVGDGYVSYKYSDLQYVTKNFTDKIGAGAFGSVFKGQFSDSTVVAVKKLEGFRQGEKQFRAEVSTLGSIQHVNLIRMLGFCSDGGADRKLLVYEYMPNGSLDHHLFRKTFYVLSWQVRYQVALGVAKGLAYLHERCRDCIIHCDVKPENILLDAAFAPKVGDFGLAKLLGRDSSRVLTSMRGTIGYLAPEWISGEAITAKADVFSYGMMLFEIVSGRRNVEGESQFVVSSTGSTSTEEQATTTTTTFFPLLVARRLAEEGEVMALLDPELEGDANAEEMKRVCKVACWCIQHDVNARPTMAEVVQVLHGLTDVEMPPLPQYLEVLAGRQRVGAP